One genomic segment of Primulina tabacum isolate GXHZ01 chromosome 9, ASM2559414v2, whole genome shotgun sequence includes these proteins:
- the LOC142556020 gene encoding 1-phosphatidylinositol-3-phosphate 5-kinase FAB1B-like isoform X2, giving the protein MDAPNKNFYDLIGLLKSWIPWRSEPAHVSRDFWMPDQSCRVCYECDTQFTLLNRRHHCRICGRIFCGKCTSNWVPTPPSEPEIPQEEWDKIRVCNYCFRQWQQVLSAPVDDGIQVSKVDLISTSPSATSFISTKSCGTCDSSSVTFVSLPQSCAISPPQSETMETTIERQSVTATSTDYAMEIGEQNLSQNQFGLCSNSDGDDDDEYGVYHLGPRTSSFSQINGYYGHVQFEDMGDGYESHKVHPESIALDIESRISSPLHDIFYSQASDDVQQIVEKGVDDDIGDDDEAPSLYSAEDVDTKPVDFENNGVLWLPPEPEDEEDEREAVLFEDDDDGDATGEWGYLRSSSSFGSGEYRSRDKSNEEHKKVIKNVVDGHFRALIVQLLQVENLHTAEETDGESWVEIITVLSWEAATLLKPDMSKGEQMDPGGYVKVKCLASGRRSESMVVKGVVCKKNVAHRRMTSNIEKPRVLMLGGALEYQRVSNALSSFDTLLQQEMDHLKMAVAKIDAHHPDILLVEKSVSRHAQEYLLAKDISLVLNIKKPLLERIARCTGGQIAPSIDNLSSQKLGYCDMFHVERLLEEHGTAGQGGKKLVKTLMYFEGCPKPFGCTILLRGANGDELKKVKHVIQYGIFAAYHLALETSFLADEGALPELPSNSPITVAIPEKPSKIGRSISNITGYTIPANEQTPGIHSFNEQQRSNSLPTSDLVNAAIMSFHKNECTDTSTLPAPMSFQYPKSLVSFSVNNYHHCPSNEPSASHSSEERDLVDFVMASEVKTFEADGLAATEDFLSVNDYCDSTIRSMNKNFCNLDANANGSNPSSFLADKKVTPEQNGLKEDFWPSPSNHQSILVSLSSRCVWKGTVCERSHLFRIKYYGSFDKPLGRFLRDHLFDQDYRCRSCEMPAESHVQCYTHLQGTLTISVKKLPEILLRGEKEGKIWMWHRCLKCPRTNGFPPATRRIVMSDAAWGLSFGKFLELSFSNHAAASRVASCGHSLHRDCLRFYGFGKMVACFRYASIDVHSVYLPPSKLDFNYGSQEWIEKELNEVACRAELLFSEVLNSLRLLEERKSGPSQPNNGIKIPESRRQITDLEGMLQKEKEEFEESFQKVVKTDAKKGLPAIDILELYRLRRQIVFQSYMWDRRLIYADSFGDNNQTGDVEVSCSEHIQKSYSVGENLHDINVPVKTGETLCPAQSIPVDAKSDQNPDEEVSIRHRDSSEVVHQPTDVSLIPEHGNQDPTTLFVGVNTTTESDPLELNISVHRSLSDRQALICLSDTLEAAWTGENQPGTGIPKNNNFYESLEVDTSSTLGVSENLDVEDSAEDLRMSKISRSPSVLSTRGSDNIKDTVSWLSMPFISFYRSLNKNFVGTTQKLDTLGEYDPVYISSFRESELQGGPKLLLPLGINDTVISVYDDEPTSIVAYALVSPDYVTQISDEPERSKDISDSMFSTLSLDPGHFQSFHSLDEMVLDSYKSLGPGDESILSLSSTRSSMPVDPLSYTKALHARVSFSDDGPKVKYAVTCYYAKRFEALRSICCPSEMDFIRSLSRCKKWGAQGGKSNAFFAKTLDDRFIVKQVTKTELESFIKFAPGYFSYLSESIRSGSPTCLAKILGIYQVTSKHLKGGKDSKMDVLVMENLLFGRNLTRLYDLKGSSRSRYNPDSSGSNKVLLDQNLIEAMPTSPIFVGNKAKRLLERAVWNDTGFLASVDVMDYSLLVGVDEEKHELVLGIIDFMRQYTWDKHLETWVKASGFLGGPKNASPTVISPKEYKRRFRKAMTTYFLMVPDQW; this is encoded by the exons ATGGATGCTCCCAATAAGAATTTCTATGATCTGATTGGGTTGTTAAAGTCCTGGATCCCTTGGCGATCCGAGCCAGCTCATGTGTCAAGGGATTTTTGGATGCCCGATCAGAGTTGCAGAGTATGCTACGAATGTGATACCCAGTTCACCTTACTCAACCGTAGGCACCATTGTCGCATCTGTGGCCGAATTTTTTGCGGAAAGTGCACTTCAAATTGGGTTCCTACGCCACCCAGTGAACCTGAGATTCCACAGGAAGAGTGGGATAAGATTAGGGTCTGCAATTACTGTTTCAGACAATGGCAGCAAGTTTTATCGGCACCTGTTGATGATGGAATCCAGGTCTCCAAAGTGGACCTCATCAGCACCTCACCATCTGCCACCAGTTTTATCAGCACCAAATCCTGTGGAACCTGTGACAGTAGTAGTGTTACCTTTGTTTCATTACCTCAGTCTTGTGCAATTAGTCCACCTCAATCAGAAACAATGGAGACTACAATAGAAAGACAAAGTGTTACAGCAACAAGCACTGATTATGCCATGGAGATAGGAGAACAAAACCTATCTCAAAACCAATTTGGATTATGCTCCAACAG TGatggtgatgatgatgatgaataCGGAGTATATCACTTGGGTCCAAGGACTAGTTCATTTTCTCAGATTAATGGCTATTATGGTCATGTTCAATTTGAAGATATGGGCGATGGCTATGAATCCCATAAAGTCCATCCTGAAAGCATTGCTCTTGATATAGAAAGTCGGATCAGTTCTCCACtacatgatattttttattccCAGGCCTCTGATGATGTCCAGCAGATCGTGGAAAAAGGTGTCGACGATGACATAGGTGACGATGATGAGGCACCTTCTTTATATTCTGCTGAAGATGTTGATACCAAACCtgttgattttgaaaataatggagTTCTGTGGCTCCCTCCTGAACCagaagatgaagaagatgaaAGGGAGGCAGTTTTGTTTGAGGATGACGATGATGGGGATGCCACTGGAGAATGGGGGTACTTGCGCAGTTCAAGCAGCTTTGGGAGTGGCGAATATCGAAGCAGGGACAAATCAAATGAGGAGCACAAGAAAGTCATTAAGAACGTTGTTGATGGCCATTTCCGTGCTTTAATAGTGCAACTCTTGCAGGTAGAGAATCTTCATACAGCAGAGGAAACTGATGGAGAAAGTTGGGTAGAAATAATCACTGTCTTGTCATGGGAGGCTGCTACATTGTTAAAGCCAGATATGAGCAAGGGTGAGCAGATGGATCCAGGGGGCTATGTGAAAGTCAAATGTTTGGCCTCTGGGCGTCGGAGTGAGAG CATGGTGGTCAAAGGAGTTGTTTGCAAGAAAAATGTAGCTCATCGACGGATGACTTCAAACATTGAGAAACCTCGGGTTCTAATGCTTGGTGGAGCTCTCGAATACCAGCGTGTTTCTAATGCTCTTTCAAGCTTTGATACTTTGTTACAGCAG GAAATGGATCATCTTAAGATGGCAGTTGCAAAAATAGATGCACACCATCCTGACATTCTTTTGGTGGAGAAATCTGTTTCGCGACATGCACAGGAGTATCTGCTTGCAAAAGATATATCACTTGTTCTGAATATCAAAAAACCACTCTTGGAGCGCATAGCCCGCTGCACGGGTGGTCAAATAGCTCCTTCAATTGATAATCTATCTTCTCAAAAATTGGGATATTGTGATATGTTCCATGTTGAAAGGTTGTTAGAAGAGCATGGAACGGCTGGACAGGGTGGAAAGAAGCTGGTGAAGACGCTGATGTATTTTGAAGGTTGTCCAAAGCCGTTTGGTTGCACG ATATTACTTCGAGGTGCCAATGGGGACGAGTTAAAGAAAGTAAAGCATGTTATACAATATGGGATCTTTGCTGCTTATCATTTAGCTCTGGAGACATCTTTTCTTGCTGATGAAGGTGCTCTGCCAGAACTACCATCAAACTCCCCAATTAcagttgcaattccagaaaagCCATCTAAAATTGGGAGGTCCATCTCAAATATTACTGGGTATACCATCCCTGCCAACGAACAAACTCCCGGAATTCACTCATTCAATGAACAGCAGAGATCAAATAGTCTGCCTACTTCTGATCTGGTGAATGCTGCAATCATGTCCTTTCACAAAAATGAATGTACAGATACATCTACACTTCCAGCTCCTATGAGTTTTCAGTATCCCAAATCTCTTGTCTCATTTTCTGTTAATAACTATCATCATTGTCCTTCTAATGAACCATCTGCTTCCCACTCATCAGAGGAAAGAGACCTTGTAGATTTTGTCATGGCTTCGGAGGTAAAAACTTTTGAAGCAGATGGACTGGCTGCTACCGAAGATTTTCTTAGTGTAAATGATTACTGTGATTCAACTATCAGAAGTATGAATAAGAATTTCTGCAACCTGGATGCAAACGCAAATGGTTCAAATCCATCATCTTTTCTCGCTGATAAAAAAGTTACCCCGGAACAAAATGGTTTGAAGGAAGATTTTTGGCCTTCCCCCTCGAACCATCAAAGCATCTTGGTTTCCTTATCATCGCGATGTGTGTGGAAAGGAACCGTCTGTGAGAGATCTCATTTATTTCGGATAAAATATTATGGAAGCTTTGACAAGCCATTGGGCCGTTTTCTGCGGGATCATTTGTTTGATCAG GATTATAGATGCCGCTCATGTGAGATGCCGGCAGAATCTCATGTTCAATGTTATACTCATCTACAAGGTACTCTTACAATCTCAGTTAAGAAACTGCCAGAAATTCTTCTTCGAGGTgaaaaggaaggaaagatttggATGTGGCATCGTTGCCTAAAGTGCCCACGAACTAATGGTTTCCCTCCTGCAACTCGAAGGATTGTGATGTCTGATGCTGCATGGGGACTGTCCTTTGGAAAGTTTTTGGAATTAAGCTTTTCAAATCACGCAGCAGCAAGCAGAGTGGCAAGCTGCGGCCATTCTTTACATAGAGACTGTCTTAGGTTTTATGG GTTTGGGAAAATGGTTGCTTGCTTTCGGTATGCATCCATTGATGTTCACTCAGTCTACCTGCCTCCCTCAAAGCTTGATTTTAATTATGGAAGTCAGGAGTGGATTGAAAAAGAATTGAATGAG GTGGCTTGCCGCGCAGAGCTTTTGTTCTCTGAAGTGCTTAATTCTCTTCGTCTTCTGGAGGAAAGAAAATCTGGCCCTAGTCAGCCCAATAATGGCATTAAAATTCCTGAATCAAGACGCCAAATAACAGATCTAGAAGGGATGTTGCAGAAAGAGAAGGAAGAATTTGAG GAATCCTTCCAAAAAGTAGTGAAGACGGATGCAAAAAAAGGGCTGCCTGCGATAGATATTCTTGAGCTGTATCGACTCAGACGACAAATAGTTTTCCAATCTTATATGTGGGACCGCCGTCTGATATATGCAGATAGTTTTGGTGACAATAACCAAACAGGTGATGTGGAGGTCTCATGTTCAGAACACATTCAGAAATCTTATAGTGTTGGTGAGAATCTTCATGATATCAATGTCCCTGTTAAAACTGGTGAAACATTGTGTCCTGCTCAATCTATTCCTGTTGATGCAAAATCTGACCAAAATCCTGATGAAGAGGTCAGCATTAGGCATAGAGATTCTTCTGAGGTTGTTCATCAACCAACCGATGTGTCTCTTATCCCTGAACATGGAAATCAAGATCCAACTACACTTTTTGTTGGGGTGAATaccactactgaatctgatcctcTGGAGTTAAACATTAGCGTCCATAGATCCCTCTCTGACAGGCAAGCTCTTATTTGTTTATCAGATACTCTTGAGGCAGCTTGGACTGGTGAAAACCAGCCTGGTACTGGGATCCCTAAGAACAATAACTTTTACGAATCATTAGAAGTAGATACATCATCTACGTTAGGCGTATCTGAAAATTTGGATGTAGAAGATTCGGCGGAGGATTTGAGAATGTCAAAGATATCTCGGTCGCCTTCTGTTTTGTCAACTAGAGGTTCTGATAATATAAAAGACACTGTAAGCTGGTTATCTATGCCGTTTATAAGTTTCTATCGATCTTTAAACAAAAATTTTGTTGGAACTACCCAGAAACTGGATACGCTTGGCGAATATGATCCAGTTTACATTTCATCATTTCGGGAGTCTGAACTCCAAGGCGGGCCCAAGTTGCTTCTGCCTCTGGGGATTAATGACACTGTCATTTCAGTATATGATGATGAACCCACTAGTATTGTAGCTTATGCACTTGTTTCTCCTGATTATGTTACCCAAATTTCTGATGAGCCGGAGAGATCTAAGGACATTTCTGACTCAATGTTTTCTACGTTATCCCTCGATCCTGGGCATTTTCAGTCGTTTCATTCTTTGGACGAAATGGTGCTGGACTCTTATAAAAGTCTTGGACCTGGAGATGAGAGCATCTTATCCTTGTCAAGTACTCGTAGCTCCATGCCTGTGGATCCACTGTCTTATACAAAAGCTTTGCATGCCAGAGTGTCTTTTTCGGATGATGGACCCAAGGTGAAATATGCAGTTACATGTTACTATGCGAAGCGTTTTGAAGCTCTTAGGAGTATATGTTGTCCATCCGAAATGGATTTTATTAGATCCCTTAGCCGATGTAAGAAGTGGGGAGCTCAAGGTGGCAAGAGCAATGCATTTTTCGCGAAAACCTTGGATGATCGGTTTATCGTAAAGCAAGTTACAAAGACCGAGCTGGAATCTTTCATTAAGTTTGCTCCTGGATATTTCAGTTATCTTTCAGAATCAATACGCTCAGGAAGCCCAACATGCCTAGCGAAGATCCTTGGAATTTATCAG GTCACGTCTAAGCATCTGAAAGGAGGGAAAGATTCCAAAATGGATGTGCTGGTCATGGAGAATCTCCTGTTTGGTAGAAATCTTACACGGCTCTATGATCTTAAAGGATCTTCTAGGTCTCGGTATAATCCTGATTCTTCTGGAAGTAACAAGGTTTTGCTGGATCAGAACTTGATTGAAGCTATGCCTACTTCCCCAATTTTTGTTGGAAACAAGGCCAAGAGATTATTGGAAAGAGCAGTCTGGAATGACACCGGTTTTCTTGCT TCGGTAGATGTGATGGATTACTCGCTACTGGTAGGGGTCGATGAAGAGAAGCATGAGCTTGTTCTTGGGATTATAGATTTCATGAGACAGTATACATGGGACAAGCACCTGGAGACATGGGTGAAGGCATCGGGCTTCCTTGGTGGACCAAAAAATGCTTCACCAACTGTAATTTCCCCGAAAGAATACAAGAGGAGGTTCAGAAAAGCCATGACCACGTATTTTCTGATGGTTCCAGATCAATGGTAG
- the LOC142556020 gene encoding 1-phosphatidylinositol-3-phosphate 5-kinase FAB1B-like isoform X1 — protein sequence MDAPNKNFYDLIGLLKSWIPWRSEPAHVSRDFWMPDQSCRVCYECDTQFTLLNRRHHCRICGRIFCGKCTSNWVPTPPSEPEIPQEEWDKIRVCNYCFRQWQQVLSAPVDDGIQVSKVDLISTSPSATSFISTKSCGTCDSSSVTFVSLPQSCAISPPQSETMETTIERQSVTATSTDYAMEIGEQNLSQNQFGLCSNRSDGDDDDEYGVYHLGPRTSSFSQINGYYGHVQFEDMGDGYESHKVHPESIALDIESRISSPLHDIFYSQASDDVQQIVEKGVDDDIGDDDEAPSLYSAEDVDTKPVDFENNGVLWLPPEPEDEEDEREAVLFEDDDDGDATGEWGYLRSSSSFGSGEYRSRDKSNEEHKKVIKNVVDGHFRALIVQLLQVENLHTAEETDGESWVEIITVLSWEAATLLKPDMSKGEQMDPGGYVKVKCLASGRRSESMVVKGVVCKKNVAHRRMTSNIEKPRVLMLGGALEYQRVSNALSSFDTLLQQEMDHLKMAVAKIDAHHPDILLVEKSVSRHAQEYLLAKDISLVLNIKKPLLERIARCTGGQIAPSIDNLSSQKLGYCDMFHVERLLEEHGTAGQGGKKLVKTLMYFEGCPKPFGCTILLRGANGDELKKVKHVIQYGIFAAYHLALETSFLADEGALPELPSNSPITVAIPEKPSKIGRSISNITGYTIPANEQTPGIHSFNEQQRSNSLPTSDLVNAAIMSFHKNECTDTSTLPAPMSFQYPKSLVSFSVNNYHHCPSNEPSASHSSEERDLVDFVMASEVKTFEADGLAATEDFLSVNDYCDSTIRSMNKNFCNLDANANGSNPSSFLADKKVTPEQNGLKEDFWPSPSNHQSILVSLSSRCVWKGTVCERSHLFRIKYYGSFDKPLGRFLRDHLFDQDYRCRSCEMPAESHVQCYTHLQGTLTISVKKLPEILLRGEKEGKIWMWHRCLKCPRTNGFPPATRRIVMSDAAWGLSFGKFLELSFSNHAAASRVASCGHSLHRDCLRFYGFGKMVACFRYASIDVHSVYLPPSKLDFNYGSQEWIEKELNEVACRAELLFSEVLNSLRLLEERKSGPSQPNNGIKIPESRRQITDLEGMLQKEKEEFEESFQKVVKTDAKKGLPAIDILELYRLRRQIVFQSYMWDRRLIYADSFGDNNQTGDVEVSCSEHIQKSYSVGENLHDINVPVKTGETLCPAQSIPVDAKSDQNPDEEVSIRHRDSSEVVHQPTDVSLIPEHGNQDPTTLFVGVNTTTESDPLELNISVHRSLSDRQALICLSDTLEAAWTGENQPGTGIPKNNNFYESLEVDTSSTLGVSENLDVEDSAEDLRMSKISRSPSVLSTRGSDNIKDTVSWLSMPFISFYRSLNKNFVGTTQKLDTLGEYDPVYISSFRESELQGGPKLLLPLGINDTVISVYDDEPTSIVAYALVSPDYVTQISDEPERSKDISDSMFSTLSLDPGHFQSFHSLDEMVLDSYKSLGPGDESILSLSSTRSSMPVDPLSYTKALHARVSFSDDGPKVKYAVTCYYAKRFEALRSICCPSEMDFIRSLSRCKKWGAQGGKSNAFFAKTLDDRFIVKQVTKTELESFIKFAPGYFSYLSESIRSGSPTCLAKILGIYQVTSKHLKGGKDSKMDVLVMENLLFGRNLTRLYDLKGSSRSRYNPDSSGSNKVLLDQNLIEAMPTSPIFVGNKAKRLLERAVWNDTGFLASVDVMDYSLLVGVDEEKHELVLGIIDFMRQYTWDKHLETWVKASGFLGGPKNASPTVISPKEYKRRFRKAMTTYFLMVPDQW from the exons ATGGATGCTCCCAATAAGAATTTCTATGATCTGATTGGGTTGTTAAAGTCCTGGATCCCTTGGCGATCCGAGCCAGCTCATGTGTCAAGGGATTTTTGGATGCCCGATCAGAGTTGCAGAGTATGCTACGAATGTGATACCCAGTTCACCTTACTCAACCGTAGGCACCATTGTCGCATCTGTGGCCGAATTTTTTGCGGAAAGTGCACTTCAAATTGGGTTCCTACGCCACCCAGTGAACCTGAGATTCCACAGGAAGAGTGGGATAAGATTAGGGTCTGCAATTACTGTTTCAGACAATGGCAGCAAGTTTTATCGGCACCTGTTGATGATGGAATCCAGGTCTCCAAAGTGGACCTCATCAGCACCTCACCATCTGCCACCAGTTTTATCAGCACCAAATCCTGTGGAACCTGTGACAGTAGTAGTGTTACCTTTGTTTCATTACCTCAGTCTTGTGCAATTAGTCCACCTCAATCAGAAACAATGGAGACTACAATAGAAAGACAAAGTGTTACAGCAACAAGCACTGATTATGCCATGGAGATAGGAGAACAAAACCTATCTCAAAACCAATTTGGATTATGCTCCAACAG GAGTGatggtgatgatgatgatgaataCGGAGTATATCACTTGGGTCCAAGGACTAGTTCATTTTCTCAGATTAATGGCTATTATGGTCATGTTCAATTTGAAGATATGGGCGATGGCTATGAATCCCATAAAGTCCATCCTGAAAGCATTGCTCTTGATATAGAAAGTCGGATCAGTTCTCCACtacatgatattttttattccCAGGCCTCTGATGATGTCCAGCAGATCGTGGAAAAAGGTGTCGACGATGACATAGGTGACGATGATGAGGCACCTTCTTTATATTCTGCTGAAGATGTTGATACCAAACCtgttgattttgaaaataatggagTTCTGTGGCTCCCTCCTGAACCagaagatgaagaagatgaaAGGGAGGCAGTTTTGTTTGAGGATGACGATGATGGGGATGCCACTGGAGAATGGGGGTACTTGCGCAGTTCAAGCAGCTTTGGGAGTGGCGAATATCGAAGCAGGGACAAATCAAATGAGGAGCACAAGAAAGTCATTAAGAACGTTGTTGATGGCCATTTCCGTGCTTTAATAGTGCAACTCTTGCAGGTAGAGAATCTTCATACAGCAGAGGAAACTGATGGAGAAAGTTGGGTAGAAATAATCACTGTCTTGTCATGGGAGGCTGCTACATTGTTAAAGCCAGATATGAGCAAGGGTGAGCAGATGGATCCAGGGGGCTATGTGAAAGTCAAATGTTTGGCCTCTGGGCGTCGGAGTGAGAG CATGGTGGTCAAAGGAGTTGTTTGCAAGAAAAATGTAGCTCATCGACGGATGACTTCAAACATTGAGAAACCTCGGGTTCTAATGCTTGGTGGAGCTCTCGAATACCAGCGTGTTTCTAATGCTCTTTCAAGCTTTGATACTTTGTTACAGCAG GAAATGGATCATCTTAAGATGGCAGTTGCAAAAATAGATGCACACCATCCTGACATTCTTTTGGTGGAGAAATCTGTTTCGCGACATGCACAGGAGTATCTGCTTGCAAAAGATATATCACTTGTTCTGAATATCAAAAAACCACTCTTGGAGCGCATAGCCCGCTGCACGGGTGGTCAAATAGCTCCTTCAATTGATAATCTATCTTCTCAAAAATTGGGATATTGTGATATGTTCCATGTTGAAAGGTTGTTAGAAGAGCATGGAACGGCTGGACAGGGTGGAAAGAAGCTGGTGAAGACGCTGATGTATTTTGAAGGTTGTCCAAAGCCGTTTGGTTGCACG ATATTACTTCGAGGTGCCAATGGGGACGAGTTAAAGAAAGTAAAGCATGTTATACAATATGGGATCTTTGCTGCTTATCATTTAGCTCTGGAGACATCTTTTCTTGCTGATGAAGGTGCTCTGCCAGAACTACCATCAAACTCCCCAATTAcagttgcaattccagaaaagCCATCTAAAATTGGGAGGTCCATCTCAAATATTACTGGGTATACCATCCCTGCCAACGAACAAACTCCCGGAATTCACTCATTCAATGAACAGCAGAGATCAAATAGTCTGCCTACTTCTGATCTGGTGAATGCTGCAATCATGTCCTTTCACAAAAATGAATGTACAGATACATCTACACTTCCAGCTCCTATGAGTTTTCAGTATCCCAAATCTCTTGTCTCATTTTCTGTTAATAACTATCATCATTGTCCTTCTAATGAACCATCTGCTTCCCACTCATCAGAGGAAAGAGACCTTGTAGATTTTGTCATGGCTTCGGAGGTAAAAACTTTTGAAGCAGATGGACTGGCTGCTACCGAAGATTTTCTTAGTGTAAATGATTACTGTGATTCAACTATCAGAAGTATGAATAAGAATTTCTGCAACCTGGATGCAAACGCAAATGGTTCAAATCCATCATCTTTTCTCGCTGATAAAAAAGTTACCCCGGAACAAAATGGTTTGAAGGAAGATTTTTGGCCTTCCCCCTCGAACCATCAAAGCATCTTGGTTTCCTTATCATCGCGATGTGTGTGGAAAGGAACCGTCTGTGAGAGATCTCATTTATTTCGGATAAAATATTATGGAAGCTTTGACAAGCCATTGGGCCGTTTTCTGCGGGATCATTTGTTTGATCAG GATTATAGATGCCGCTCATGTGAGATGCCGGCAGAATCTCATGTTCAATGTTATACTCATCTACAAGGTACTCTTACAATCTCAGTTAAGAAACTGCCAGAAATTCTTCTTCGAGGTgaaaaggaaggaaagatttggATGTGGCATCGTTGCCTAAAGTGCCCACGAACTAATGGTTTCCCTCCTGCAACTCGAAGGATTGTGATGTCTGATGCTGCATGGGGACTGTCCTTTGGAAAGTTTTTGGAATTAAGCTTTTCAAATCACGCAGCAGCAAGCAGAGTGGCAAGCTGCGGCCATTCTTTACATAGAGACTGTCTTAGGTTTTATGG GTTTGGGAAAATGGTTGCTTGCTTTCGGTATGCATCCATTGATGTTCACTCAGTCTACCTGCCTCCCTCAAAGCTTGATTTTAATTATGGAAGTCAGGAGTGGATTGAAAAAGAATTGAATGAG GTGGCTTGCCGCGCAGAGCTTTTGTTCTCTGAAGTGCTTAATTCTCTTCGTCTTCTGGAGGAAAGAAAATCTGGCCCTAGTCAGCCCAATAATGGCATTAAAATTCCTGAATCAAGACGCCAAATAACAGATCTAGAAGGGATGTTGCAGAAAGAGAAGGAAGAATTTGAG GAATCCTTCCAAAAAGTAGTGAAGACGGATGCAAAAAAAGGGCTGCCTGCGATAGATATTCTTGAGCTGTATCGACTCAGACGACAAATAGTTTTCCAATCTTATATGTGGGACCGCCGTCTGATATATGCAGATAGTTTTGGTGACAATAACCAAACAGGTGATGTGGAGGTCTCATGTTCAGAACACATTCAGAAATCTTATAGTGTTGGTGAGAATCTTCATGATATCAATGTCCCTGTTAAAACTGGTGAAACATTGTGTCCTGCTCAATCTATTCCTGTTGATGCAAAATCTGACCAAAATCCTGATGAAGAGGTCAGCATTAGGCATAGAGATTCTTCTGAGGTTGTTCATCAACCAACCGATGTGTCTCTTATCCCTGAACATGGAAATCAAGATCCAACTACACTTTTTGTTGGGGTGAATaccactactgaatctgatcctcTGGAGTTAAACATTAGCGTCCATAGATCCCTCTCTGACAGGCAAGCTCTTATTTGTTTATCAGATACTCTTGAGGCAGCTTGGACTGGTGAAAACCAGCCTGGTACTGGGATCCCTAAGAACAATAACTTTTACGAATCATTAGAAGTAGATACATCATCTACGTTAGGCGTATCTGAAAATTTGGATGTAGAAGATTCGGCGGAGGATTTGAGAATGTCAAAGATATCTCGGTCGCCTTCTGTTTTGTCAACTAGAGGTTCTGATAATATAAAAGACACTGTAAGCTGGTTATCTATGCCGTTTATAAGTTTCTATCGATCTTTAAACAAAAATTTTGTTGGAACTACCCAGAAACTGGATACGCTTGGCGAATATGATCCAGTTTACATTTCATCATTTCGGGAGTCTGAACTCCAAGGCGGGCCCAAGTTGCTTCTGCCTCTGGGGATTAATGACACTGTCATTTCAGTATATGATGATGAACCCACTAGTATTGTAGCTTATGCACTTGTTTCTCCTGATTATGTTACCCAAATTTCTGATGAGCCGGAGAGATCTAAGGACATTTCTGACTCAATGTTTTCTACGTTATCCCTCGATCCTGGGCATTTTCAGTCGTTTCATTCTTTGGACGAAATGGTGCTGGACTCTTATAAAAGTCTTGGACCTGGAGATGAGAGCATCTTATCCTTGTCAAGTACTCGTAGCTCCATGCCTGTGGATCCACTGTCTTATACAAAAGCTTTGCATGCCAGAGTGTCTTTTTCGGATGATGGACCCAAGGTGAAATATGCAGTTACATGTTACTATGCGAAGCGTTTTGAAGCTCTTAGGAGTATATGTTGTCCATCCGAAATGGATTTTATTAGATCCCTTAGCCGATGTAAGAAGTGGGGAGCTCAAGGTGGCAAGAGCAATGCATTTTTCGCGAAAACCTTGGATGATCGGTTTATCGTAAAGCAAGTTACAAAGACCGAGCTGGAATCTTTCATTAAGTTTGCTCCTGGATATTTCAGTTATCTTTCAGAATCAATACGCTCAGGAAGCCCAACATGCCTAGCGAAGATCCTTGGAATTTATCAG GTCACGTCTAAGCATCTGAAAGGAGGGAAAGATTCCAAAATGGATGTGCTGGTCATGGAGAATCTCCTGTTTGGTAGAAATCTTACACGGCTCTATGATCTTAAAGGATCTTCTAGGTCTCGGTATAATCCTGATTCTTCTGGAAGTAACAAGGTTTTGCTGGATCAGAACTTGATTGAAGCTATGCCTACTTCCCCAATTTTTGTTGGAAACAAGGCCAAGAGATTATTGGAAAGAGCAGTCTGGAATGACACCGGTTTTCTTGCT TCGGTAGATGTGATGGATTACTCGCTACTGGTAGGGGTCGATGAAGAGAAGCATGAGCTTGTTCTTGGGATTATAGATTTCATGAGACAGTATACATGGGACAAGCACCTGGAGACATGGGTGAAGGCATCGGGCTTCCTTGGTGGACCAAAAAATGCTTCACCAACTGTAATTTCCCCGAAAGAATACAAGAGGAGGTTCAGAAAAGCCATGACCACGTATTTTCTGATGGTTCCAGATCAATGGTAG